Proteins encoded in a region of the Malaciobacter mytili LMG 24559 genome:
- a CDS encoding PAS domain-containing sensor histidine kinase: MKKPLFIVLTFIFLIVSLVYTTDQSNKKIDEFFKFQKNISYLISTNKNFDIFMSSSISYNNFDVIQKDIFKIKDILKNIQYENYFEKLKLDDLKVEFSLIEKLLKEKMNSIEKLKSTSAVLNNSYRYIQKLYEELDNKRFIKIYTRIIGLEFNSEINIDKLKQSLAELSNLTPKEKIFVRHAENILNYYEKFHQQKQKIRNLSLNNKLESFEIKYNNYSDVFIKDIKSVLWIIIILLSISIVLFLFYYSKIAYQTIQLNRFKQAVENSDNIIMTTDFEQKIKYVNENFIKHTGYTYSDVIGKRASILKSGLNSKHFYEKLNKTIYSGQRWYGEFINRRKDGELSYEKTTISPIFNEKGKIIEFLAIKLDVTKEKKIEKDLKEKEHMLAQQSKMVAMHEMLDSIAHQWRQPLSTISTAASGMKLNKEYDSLDDDTFNDLIDVIVDNTLYLSRTIDSFKTFFKTNHENTLFNIKNTINKIIDLIGYKFNENKIEFIPNIQEVNMEGLEHELIQSLVNVINNAQDALVKNVKEGKRLIFLDVSSKDKNSIVIKIKDNGLGIDEKIIENIFEPYFTTKHKSQGTGIGLYMTYEIISKHFYGTIDVKNCEYTYEQNKYKGAEFTIIIPSKKNDRK, translated from the coding sequence ATGAAAAAACCTTTATTTATTGTTTTAACTTTTATTTTTTTGATTGTTTCTTTGGTTTATACAACAGATCAATCTAATAAAAAGATTGATGAATTTTTTAAATTTCAAAAAAATATCTCTTATTTAATTTCAACTAATAAAAACTTTGATATTTTTATGTCTAGTAGTATTTCATATAATAATTTTGATGTTATTCAAAAAGATATTTTTAAAATCAAAGATATTTTAAAAAATATTCAATATGAAAACTATTTTGAAAAATTAAAGCTTGATGATTTAAAAGTAGAGTTTTCTTTAATAGAAAAGCTTTTAAAAGAAAAAATGAACTCTATTGAGAAACTTAAATCTACAAGTGCTGTTTTAAATAACTCATACCGATATATTCAAAAGCTATACGAAGAGTTGGATAATAAACGATTTATTAAAATTTATACAAGAATTATTGGTTTAGAATTTAATAGTGAAATAAATATTGATAAATTAAAACAAAGTTTAGCTGAACTTTCAAATTTAACACCTAAAGAAAAAATATTTGTAAGGCATGCTGAAAATATTTTAAACTATTATGAAAAGTTTCACCAACAAAAACAAAAAATAAGAAATTTAAGTTTAAATAATAAATTAGAAAGCTTTGAAATAAAATATAATAACTATTCAGATGTATTTATTAAAGATATAAAAAGTGTTTTATGGATAATTATAATTTTATTATCTATAAGTATAGTTTTATTTTTATTTTATTATTCAAAAATAGCCTATCAAACTATACAATTAAATAGATTTAAACAAGCCGTAGAAAATAGTGATAATATTATTATGACAACAGATTTTGAACAAAAAATCAAATATGTAAATGAAAATTTTATTAAACATACTGGATATACATATAGTGATGTTATTGGTAAAAGAGCTTCTATTTTAAAATCTGGATTAAATAGTAAACATTTTTATGAAAAACTAAATAAGACAATTTATAGTGGACAAAGATGGTATGGAGAGTTTATAAATAGAAGAAAAGATGGTGAATTAAGTTATGAAAAAACAACTATCTCTCCTATTTTTAATGAAAAAGGGAAAATAATAGAGTTTTTAGCTATTAAGCTAGATGTGACTAAAGAGAAAAAAATAGAAAAAGATTTAAAAGAAAAAGAGCATATGTTAGCACAACAATCAAAGATGGTTGCAATGCATGAAATGCTTGATAGTATTGCTCACCAATGGAGACAACCCCTTTCTACTATTTCAACAGCTGCTAGTGGAATGAAGCTAAATAAAGAGTATGATTCTTTAGATGATGATACTTTTAATGATTTAATAGATGTTATAGTAGATAATACTTTATATTTATCAAGAACTATTGATAGTTTTAAAACTTTTTTTAAAACAAACCATGAAAATACGTTATTTAATATAAAAAATACTATTAATAAAATAATAGATTTAATTGGTTATAAATTTAATGAAAATAAAATAGAGTTTATACCAAATATACAAGAAGTAAATATGGAAGGCTTAGAACATGAGCTTATCCAGTCTTTAGTAAATGTTATAAATAATGCACAAGATGCTTTAGTTAAAAATGTAAAAGAAGGAAAAAGATTAATCTTTTTGGATGTTAGTAGTAAAGATAAAAATAGTATTGTAATAAAAATAAAAGATAATGGTTTAGGAATAGATGAAAAAATTATAGAAAATATTTTTGAGCCATATTTTACTACAAAGCATAAAAGTCAAGGTACAGGAATAGGACTTTATATGACTTATGAAATTATCTCTAAACACTTTTATGGAACAATTGATGTAAAAAACTGTGAATATACTTATGAACAAAACAAGTATAAAGGTGCAGAATTTACAATTATAATCCCAAGTAAAAAAAATGATAGAAAATAA
- a CDS encoding response regulator — MIENNKLKLLYVEDDEITRENAVEFLEDYFEFIYEAKDGLEALALYKQYSPDIIITDIQMPKINGLEFVKQLRQNDKKTQIIITTAYSTKEYLLKAVELQLIKYLIKPIKQEELVEAITLCIDSFKHNSSNIVDICENISFDIFNKTLQKNNEIVKLRAKEILLLELLIKNQNRYVTYQEIENYVWAEDIMSKDALKTLVKRLKSHFCCNCISNLSGVGYKLDV; from the coding sequence ATGATAGAAAATAATAAATTAAAACTTTTGTATGTTGAAGATGATGAAATTACAAGGGAAAATGCAGTAGAGTTCTTAGAAGATTATTTTGAGTTCATCTATGAGGCAAAAGATGGTTTAGAAGCATTAGCTTTATATAAACAATACTCTCCTGATATTATAATCACTGATATTCAAATGCCAAAAATAAATGGTCTAGAATTTGTAAAACAACTTAGACAAAATGATAAAAAAACACAAATAATAATTACAACAGCATATAGTACAAAAGAGTATTTATTAAAAGCTGTGGAATTACAGCTAATAAAGTATCTAATAAAGCCTATAAAGCAAGAAGAATTAGTTGAAGCAATAACTTTATGTATAGACTCTTTTAAACATAATAGCTCAAATATAGTTGATATTTGTGAAAATATTAGCTTTGATATTTTTAATAAAACTTTACAAAAAAATAATGAAATTGTAAAACTTAGAGCAAAAGAGATACTTCTTTTAGAACTTCTTATTAAAAATCAAAATAGATATGTAACTTATCAAGAAATAGAAAACTATGTTTGGGCAGAAGATATAATGAGCAAAGATGCCTTAAAGACTTTAGTAAAAAGATTAAAGTCTCATTTTTGCTGTAATTGTATCTCTAATCTTTCTGGTGTTGGTTATAAATTAGATGTATGA
- a CDS encoding sensor histidine kinase, giving the protein MYDINIVLAYGVTFGILLMSILYTAIRYIYIKELFYLAYCLMQIFSLGYIITYSQLFFIPVIFEDIFLVFATIFAIVFAFVFFKVEFIPTFKNTKQLLYFTAFFIFALATVFYHYVLFEYLPYSVIYFLLFISVIFNINKGLKATLIYVLGWSFVCLFLYIMQIKSLYIQSGYIDLVLIAFAIEAVLFTLSLANKYKELKLQNLNYENMLLHQNRLAKSGSMIVNIAHQWRQPLNSLSYILINLKSKYESDNLTKEYFYKKFNQANEQLQFMSKTIDDFKDFYTPSKKKEEFYIKDSIQKAFTILNADIKQKRVNVSFDFHANEFLKVYGISNELSQVILTLIKNSIDAVKNENEPFIRVDVSSDSTWIKIEIEDNGCGVKAKDIPNLFKAYYTTKKEGFGIGLYLVKTIIEDSFMGKVEVKALKKGIKFIIFLEKSF; this is encoded by the coding sequence ATGTATGATATAAATATAGTATTAGCTTATGGAGTAACTTTTGGAATACTTTTAATGAGTATTTTATATACGGCAATTAGATATATTTATATTAAAGAGTTATTTTATTTGGCATATTGTTTAATGCAGATTTTTTCTTTAGGGTATATAATAACATATAGCCAACTTTTTTTTATACCTGTAATTTTTGAAGATATTTTTTTAGTTTTTGCAACTATTTTTGCAATAGTTTTTGCTTTTGTTTTTTTTAAAGTTGAGTTTATTCCTACTTTTAAAAATACTAAACAACTACTATATTTTACTGCTTTTTTTATTTTTGCTCTGGCAACAGTATTTTATCACTATGTACTTTTTGAGTATTTGCCTTATAGTGTTATTTATTTCTTACTATTTATTTCTGTAATTTTTAATATAAATAAAGGATTAAAAGCCACTTTAATCTATGTTCTTGGTTGGTCTTTTGTTTGTTTATTTTTATATATAATGCAGATTAAAAGTTTATATATACAAAGTGGATATATTGATTTAGTTTTAATAGCTTTTGCAATTGAAGCAGTTTTATTTACTCTTAGTTTGGCAAATAAATATAAAGAATTAAAGCTTCAAAATCTTAATTATGAAAATATGCTTTTACATCAAAATAGGCTTGCAAAATCAGGTTCTATGATTGTAAATATTGCCCATCAATGGAGACAGCCTTTAAATAGCCTATCTTATATCTTAATTAATTTAAAATCTAAGTATGAAAGTGATAATTTAACAAAAGAGTATTTTTATAAAAAATTTAATCAAGCAAATGAGCAATTACAATTTATGTCAAAAACAATTGATGATTTTAAAGACTTTTATACTCCTTCTAAAAAGAAAGAGGAATTTTATATTAAAGATTCAATACAAAAAGCCTTTACTATTTTAAATGCAGATATAAAACAAAAAAGAGTAAATGTCTCTTTTGATTTTCATGCAAATGAGTTTTTAAAAGTTTATGGGATTTCAAATGAATTATCTCAAGTTATTTTAACTTTAATAAAAAATAGTATAGACGCTGTAAAAAATGAAAATGAACCTTTTATAAGAGTTGATGTTAGTAGTGATAGTACTTGGATAAAAATTGAGATTGAAGATAATGGGTGTGGAGTTAAAGCTAAAGATATTCCAAATCTTTTTAAAGCTTACTATACAACTAAAAAAGAGGGTTTTGGAATAGGTTTATATTTAGTAAAAACTATTATTGAAGATAGTTTTATGGGAAAAGTTGAAGTGAAAGCTTTAAAAAAAGGTATAAAGTTTATTATATTTTTGGAAAAAAGTTTTTAA
- a CDS encoding bifunctional helix-turn-helix domain-containing protein/methylated-DNA--[protein]-cysteine S-methyltransferase has product MGENKLYLQNENYNKIVEAIQYIDENFKDQPSIDTIAQHIGMSKYHFIRVFKEYVGVTPIQFLQSITLNYAKEHLKESTSILESSLDLGLSSPSRLHDLFVNIIGVTPKEYKELGQNVEITYGYGYTPFGNALIATTKRGICFLGFYDKSKQAVQKRFKEIWANANLIKDDEKAAEVLNSIFIKKDKKFNLYVKGTNFQINVWKALINIPDGSITTYQDVAKYLNNPKAVRAVANAIGSNPIGYLIPCHRVLGKSGAMTGYRWGVERKKILVAYEALKKKEEK; this is encoded by the coding sequence ATGGGTGAAAATAAACTATATTTACAAAATGAAAACTATAACAAAATTGTAGAAGCTATACAATATATTGATGAAAACTTCAAAGACCAACCAAGTATTGATACAATTGCTCAACATATTGGTATGAGTAAATATCACTTTATTAGGGTATTTAAAGAGTATGTGGGAGTAACTCCTATACAATTTTTACAATCAATTACTTTAAACTATGCAAAAGAACATTTAAAAGAATCCACTTCTATATTAGAAAGCTCTCTTGATTTAGGACTTTCAAGCCCAAGTCGTTTACATGATTTATTTGTAAATATTATTGGAGTAACTCCTAAAGAGTATAAAGAACTAGGACAAAATGTAGAGATAACTTATGGATATGGATATACTCCTTTTGGGAATGCATTAATAGCCACAACAAAAAGAGGTATTTGTTTTTTAGGCTTTTATGATAAAAGTAAACAAGCTGTACAAAAAAGATTTAAAGAGATTTGGGCAAATGCAAATCTTATAAAAGATGATGAAAAAGCCGCTGAAGTGTTAAATAGTATTTTTATAAAAAAAGATAAAAAATTTAATCTTTATGTAAAAGGTACAAACTTTCAAATTAATGTATGGAAAGCTTTGATAAATATCCCAGATGGCTCAATTACAACCTATCAAGATGTGGCAAAATATCTAAATAATCCAAAAGCTGTAAGGGCTGTTGCAAATGCTATTGGTTCAAATCCTATTGGATACTTAATCCCTTGTCATAGGGTATTGGGAAAATCAGGGGCAATGACTGGATATAGATGGGGAGTTGAAAGAAAAAAAATCTTAGTTGCTTACGAAGCTTTAAAGAAAAAAGAGGAAAAATAG
- a CDS encoding serine hydroxymethyltransferase, translating into MSFLSNENLAQADEKVFSIIENELKRQTNHLEMIASENFTSPAVMQAMGSIFTNKYAEGYPYKRYYGGCEFADEVEQLAINRACEIFGCKYANVQPHSGSQANGAVYAALLSAGDKILGMDLSHGGHLTHGSKPSFSGKNYQAFYYGVELDGRINYDKVLDIAKIVQPKIIVCGASAYAREIDFKRFKEIADEVGAILFADIAHVAGLVAAGEHQSPFPYADIVTTTTHKTLRGPRGGMIMTNDEEIAKKINSAIFPGLQGGPLVHVIAAKAVAFGEVLKPQWKEYAKQVKANAKVLAEVLVKRGYDLVSNGTDNHLVLVSFLNKPFSGKDADAALGKAGITVNKNTVPGETRSPFVTSGIRIGSPALTARGMKEEEFEYIANKICDVLDDIENTQLQEKVNKELEELASKFVIYTQGTY; encoded by the coding sequence ATGAGTTTTTTATCAAATGAGAACTTAGCACAAGCAGATGAAAAAGTATTTTCCATCATAGAGAATGAATTAAAAAGACAAACAAATCATTTAGAGATGATAGCAAGTGAAAACTTTACAAGCCCAGCAGTAATGCAAGCAATGGGTTCTATTTTTACAAATAAATATGCAGAGGGTTATCCATATAAAAGATATTATGGAGGATGTGAATTTGCTGATGAAGTAGAACAATTAGCAATCAATAGAGCATGCGAAATCTTTGGATGTAAATATGCAAATGTACAACCACATTCAGGAAGCCAAGCAAATGGTGCAGTATATGCAGCATTATTAAGTGCAGGAGATAAAATCCTAGGAATGGATTTATCACATGGAGGACACTTAACACATGGTTCAAAACCATCTTTTTCAGGTAAGAACTATCAAGCATTCTATTATGGAGTAGAACTTGATGGAAGAATTAACTATGATAAAGTATTAGATATAGCAAAAATAGTTCAACCAAAAATTATAGTATGTGGAGCAAGTGCATACGCAAGAGAGATAGATTTTAAAAGATTTAAAGAAATAGCAGATGAAGTAGGAGCAATTTTATTTGCAGATATAGCACATGTAGCAGGACTAGTAGCAGCAGGAGAGCACCAAAGCCCATTCCCATACGCAGATATAGTAACAACAACAACTCATAAGACATTAAGAGGTCCAAGAGGTGGGATGATAATGACAAATGATGAGGAAATAGCAAAAAAAATCAATAGTGCAATTTTCCCAGGATTACAAGGTGGACCATTAGTACATGTAATAGCAGCAAAAGCAGTAGCATTTGGAGAAGTTTTAAAACCACAATGGAAAGAGTATGCAAAACAAGTAAAAGCAAATGCAAAAGTATTAGCAGAAGTACTAGTAAAAAGAGGATATGATTTAGTAAGTAATGGAACAGATAATCACTTAGTATTAGTATCATTTTTAAATAAACCATTTTCAGGGAAAGATGCAGATGCAGCATTAGGGAAAGCAGGGATAACAGTAAATAAAAATACAGTACCAGGAGAGACAAGAAGTCCATTTGTAACAAGTGGTATAAGAATAGGAAGCCCAGCATTAACAGCAAGAGGGATGAAAGAAGAAGAGTTTGAATATATAGCAAATAAAATATGTGATGTATTAGATGACATTGAAAATACGCAACTTCAAGAAAAAGTAAATAAAGAACTTGAAGAGCTTGCTTCTAAGTTTGTTATTTATACTCAAGGAACTTACTAA
- the ccoG gene encoding cytochrome c oxidase accessory protein CcoG: MTYAKKRYLNFFAITIFTLVLPFITVNGNHMLLLSFDRMEFHFLGFAFEMQELYIMPFLLMILFIGIFAMTAIGGRVWCGWACPQTIFRVIYRDLLESKIFNLRRIKNKQKNIDYSKTENKIKKVLAIGIFGILALIISTNFMWYFIPPKDFFIYMQNPQEHVFMVMFIVTVALFLVYDIVFTKEHFCTYVCPYSRIQSVLYDDNTIQAIYNTNRGGNIYEKGQKSIFNVKQWDAAQECTTCEACVKICPTGIDIRKGLQVECINCLECVDACTSVMGKLGKKTLVNWGSTNEVLKDTKTQFFSLRNIMYYLAIAICVVLLIFSASKKEYFLLNVNKTTNLYEIKNNAQVSNNYLLTIQNRSKEAYTFDIKLEDNENFEIKRFKPFKLEIDKRVKKVLIIETKKRLFLSDTKSTPIKLKIIMFAKEKPNEVYKEQVISFIYPRNDSFK, encoded by the coding sequence ATGACGTATGCAAAAAAAAGATATCTTAACTTCTTTGCAATTACTATTTTTACATTAGTATTACCCTTTATAACAGTAAATGGGAATCATATGTTATTATTATCATTTGATAGAATGGAATTTCATTTTTTAGGTTTTGCCTTTGAAATGCAAGAACTTTATATAATGCCATTTTTACTTATGATTCTTTTTATTGGTATTTTTGCAATGACTGCTATTGGAGGTAGAGTTTGGTGTGGATGGGCCTGTCCACAAACTATCTTTAGAGTAATTTATAGAGATTTATTAGAATCAAAAATCTTTAATCTAAGAAGAATAAAAAATAAACAAAAAAATATTGATTATTCAAAAACAGAAAATAAAATAAAAAAAGTACTAGCAATTGGTATTTTTGGAATTTTAGCACTAATTATTTCAACTAATTTTATGTGGTATTTTATTCCACCTAAAGATTTCTTCATATATATGCAAAACCCACAAGAACATGTATTTATGGTAATGTTTATTGTAACAGTAGCACTGTTTTTAGTATATGATATTGTTTTTACAAAGGAACATTTTTGTACTTATGTTTGTCCTTACTCTAGAATACAGTCTGTTTTATATGATGATAATACAATCCAAGCTATTTATAATACAAATAGAGGAGGGAATATCTATGAAAAAGGACAAAAGTCTATTTTTAATGTAAAACAGTGGGATGCAGCTCAAGAGTGTACTACTTGTGAAGCTTGTGTTAAAATTTGTCCAACAGGAATAGATATTAGAAAAGGTTTACAAGTTGAATGTATTAACTGTTTAGAATGTGTAGATGCTTGTACAAGTGTAATGGGAAAACTTGGTAAAAAAACACTTGTAAATTGGGGAAGTACAAATGAAGTACTAAAAGATACAAAAACACAATTTTTTAGTCTTAGAAATATTATGTACTATTTAGCAATAGCAATATGTGTAGTTTTACTAATCTTTTCAGCTTCAAAAAAAGAGTATTTTTTACTAAATGTAAATAAAACAACAAATCTATATGAAATAAAAAATAATGCTCAAGTTTCAAATAACTATTTATTAACTATACAAAATAGGTCTAAAGAGGCTTATACTTTTGATATAAAACTTGAAGATAATGAAAACTTTGAGATAAAAAGATTTAAACCTTTTAAACTTGAAATTGATAAAAGAGTTAAAAAAGTATTAATTATAGAAACAAAAAAAAGGCTGTTTTTATCTGATACAAAATCAACACCAATTAAACTTAAAATTATAATGTTTGCAAAAGAAAAACCAAATGAAGTTTATAAAGAACAGGTTATATCATTTATATATCCAAGAAATGATAGTTTTAAATAA
- a CDS encoding glutamate-5-semialdehyde dehydrogenase, with the protein MQQFLEESKKISREIATLSGETKNKVLNQMADALIEHCDFIVHNNSKDMKEAENNNLSLDLKDRLLLTADRVKAMAKAIREIAALKDPVGKTLDGWVTENGLNIQKVSIPIGVIGIIYESRPNVTSDTAALCFKSGNVCVLKGGKEAHNSNQAIANILRNVLAKNKLPEQAISLLPDSSREGVAKLITQDKYVDLIVPRGGEALIKFVSQNATVPVVKHDKGLCHTYIDKYADGKKALEIAINAKCSRPGVCNSMETLLVHKEVANYILPALHEAFVYQQTELRGCEETRKIIDIQCATVEDYDTEYLANILSIKIVKDVNEAIYHINKHGSGHSECIISENYSTINKFLDEVDAACVYANASTRFTDGGAFGLGAEVGISTNKLHSRGPMGINDLTTFKYKILGNGQIR; encoded by the coding sequence ATGCAACAATTTTTGGAAGAATCAAAAAAAATAAGTAGAGAAATTGCTACTTTAAGTGGAGAAACTAAGAATAAAGTATTAAATCAAATGGCAGATGCTTTAATTGAACATTGTGACTTTATAGTTCATAATAATTCAAAAGATATGAAAGAAGCTGAAAATAATAATTTAAGCCTTGATTTAAAAGATAGACTTTTACTAACAGCGGATAGAGTAAAAGCAATGGCAAAAGCAATAAGAGAAATTGCTGCTTTAAAAGACCCAGTGGGTAAAACTTTAGATGGCTGGGTAACAGAAAATGGATTAAATATTCAAAAAGTATCTATTCCTATTGGAGTAATTGGGATTATTTATGAAAGTAGACCAAATGTTACAAGTGATACTGCTGCACTTTGTTTTAAAAGTGGTAATGTTTGTGTATTAAAAGGTGGAAAAGAAGCCCATAATAGTAATCAAGCCATCGCAAATATCTTAAGAAATGTATTAGCCAAAAATAAACTTCCCGAACAGGCTATCTCTTTACTTCCAGATTCAAGTAGAGAGGGTGTTGCAAAACTTATAACACAAGATAAATATGTGGATTTAATTGTACCAAGAGGAGGAGAAGCACTTATAAAATTTGTAAGTCAAAATGCTACTGTTCCTGTGGTAAAACATGATAAAGGATTATGTCATACATATATTGATAAATATGCAGATGGCAAAAAAGCCTTAGAAATTGCAATAAATGCAAAATGCTCTAGACCAGGAGTTTGTAACTCTATGGAGACTTTATTAGTACATAAAGAAGTAGCAAACTATATCTTACCTGCACTTCATGAAGCTTTTGTATATCAACAAACAGAGCTTAGAGGTTGTGAAGAGACAAGAAAGATTATAGATATTCAATGTGCAACAGTAGAAGATTATGATACTGAGTATCTTGCAAATATCTTATCTATAAAAATAGTAAAAGATGTAAATGAAGCAATTTATCATATTAATAAACATGGTTCAGGACACTCTGAATGTATTATTAGTGAAAATTACTCAACTATTAATAAATTCTTAGATGAAGTAGATGCTGCTTGTGTATATGCAAATGCTAGTACAAGATTTACTGATGGAGGGGCATTTGGACTTGGAGCTGAAGTGGGTATATCTACAAATAAGCTTCACTCAAGAGGACCTATGGGAATAAATGATCTTACAACATTTAAATATAAAATCTTAGGAAATGGTCAAATTAGATAA
- the trxA gene encoding thioredoxin, which yields MGKYIDLTQDNFDSTVANGVSLVDFWAPWCGPCRMLAPVIEELGADFEGKANICKVNTDEQQDLAVKYGIRSIPTIIFMKDGEIVDQMVGASSKQALTDKLNSIIA from the coding sequence ATGGGAAAATATATTGATTTAACACAAGATAATTTTGATAGTACAGTTGCAAATGGAGTATCTTTAGTAGATTTCTGGGCTCCTTGGTGTGGACCTTGTAGAATGTTAGCTCCTGTGATTGAAGAATTAGGTGCTGATTTTGAAGGTAAAGCAAATATTTGTAAAGTAAATACAGATGAGCAACAAGACTTAGCTGTTAAATACGGAATTAGATCTATTCCTACTATTATTTTTATGAAAGATGGTGAGATTGTAGATCAAATGGTTGGTGCTTCTTCTAAACAAGCATTAACTGATAAATTAAATTCAATTATTGCATAA
- a CDS encoding winged helix-turn-helix transcriptional regulator: MESKKYNCFFQLATDIIGGKWKGMVLWALKKDVRRNGELKRLIPNISQKMLTQQLRELEEAGIVERIVYPVIPPKVEYKLTSAGEKLIPILYDLHDWGKEYAKNNEIGIKFSEDAHCVID; the protein is encoded by the coding sequence ATGGAATCAAAAAAATATAATTGCTTTTTCCAACTTGCTACTGATATAATTGGTGGTAAATGGAAAGGTATGGTTCTTTGGGCTTTAAAAAAAGATGTAAGAAGAAATGGGGAGTTAAAAAGACTTATTCCTAATATTTCACAAAAAATGCTAACTCAACAATTAAGAGAGCTTGAAGAAGCTGGAATTGTAGAAAGAATAGTATATCCTGTAATTCCTCCTAAAGTGGAATATAAACTTACAAGTGCAGGAGAGAAACTAATTCCTATTTTATATGATTTACATGATTGGGGAAAAGAGTATGCAAAAAACAATGAAATAGGAATAAAGTTTAGTGAAGATGCTCATTGTGTTATCGATTAG
- a CDS encoding YhdH/YhfP family quinone oxidoreductase: protein MKAFVVEKIDDKKYEASIKDIEIPTIKEDEILIKCLYSSLNYKDALSSIGNPGVTKVFPHITGIDVSGEVIESKSSNFKKGDKVVVTGYDFGMNTNGGHQEYAKVPSSWAIKIPKELDEKEIMIYGTAGLTAALSINELQQNNITKGKILVTGATGGVGSIAVCILSKLGYEVSAITGKKEQIEFLKSLGAKDVILRQEFDIENKRPLLSEKYDGVVDTVGGEYLAHSLKQLKYNGVATCCGLTSSYELNTNVFPFILRGVRLIGIDSVEISLEKKEKIWQKVAKEYKVENINSLVTQISLEQIKEAYNKILNSKAIGRYLVKI, encoded by the coding sequence ATGAAAGCATTTGTAGTTGAAAAAATTGATGATAAAAAATATGAAGCTTCTATAAAAGATATAGAAATACCAACAATTAAAGAAGATGAAATTTTAATAAAGTGTTTATATTCTTCATTAAATTATAAAGATGCTCTAAGTTCAATAGGAAATCCAGGAGTTACAAAAGTTTTTCCTCATATAACAGGGATTGATGTATCAGGAGAGGTTATAGAGTCTAAAAGTAGCAACTTTAAAAAAGGTGATAAAGTAGTAGTAACAGGTTATGATTTTGGGATGAATACAAATGGAGGACATCAAGAGTATGCAAAAGTTCCTTCATCTTGGGCAATAAAAATTCCTAAAGAACTTGATGAAAAAGAGATAATGATATATGGAACTGCTGGATTAACAGCTGCACTAAGTATTAATGAACTGCAACAAAATAATATAACAAAAGGTAAAATCTTAGTTACTGGTGCAACAGGAGGAGTAGGAAGTATTGCTGTATGCATCTTATCAAAATTGGGATATGAAGTTAGTGCAATTACAGGAAAAAAAGAACAAATAGAGTTTTTAAAATCTTTAGGTGCAAAAGATGTTATTTTAAGACAAGAGTTTGATATTGAAAATAAAAGACCTCTTTTAAGTGAAAAATATGATGGAGTTGTGGATACAGTAGGAGGAGAATATTTAGCTCATAGTTTAAAACAACTAAAATATAATGGTGTTGCTACTTGTTGTGGATTAACTTCTTCATATGAATTAAATACAAATGTATTTCCATTTATTTTAAGAGGTGTAAGATTAATCGGTATTGATTCAGTGGAAATAAGTTTAGAGAAAAAAGAAAAAATCTGGCAAAAAGTTGCAAAAGAGTATAAAGTTGAGAATATTAACTCTTTAGTAACACAAATCTCTTTAGAGCAAATAAAAGAGGCTTATAATAAAATACTAAACTCAAAAGCAATAGGAAGATATTTAGTAAAAATATAA
- a CDS encoding winged helix-turn-helix transcriptional regulator: MIKEIEYIDDIENEKCPVETALDVIDGKWKILILWYLRRDTKRFNELQKLMPKITQKMLSTKLKELEDDGIILRVVYPVVPPKVEYSLTSYGMSLKPILKQLYLWGEEHKKR, encoded by the coding sequence ATGATAAAAGAAATAGAATATATAGATGATATAGAAAATGAAAAATGTCCAGTTGAAACAGCACTAGATGTTATAGATGGAAAATGGAAAATTTTAATACTTTGGTATTTAAGAAGAGATACAAAAAGATTTAATGAACTACAAAAACTTATGCCAAAAATCACACAAAAGATGTTATCAACAAAATTAAAAGAGTTAGAAGATGATGGTATTATTTTAAGAGTTGTATATCCAGTAGTTCCACCAAAGGTTGAATACTCTTTAACTTCTTATGGAATGAGTTTAAAACCTATTTTAAAGCAGTTATATTTATGGGGAGAGGAGCATAAAAAAAGATAA